The stretch of DNA CCTAAAACTGAGCAGTATTCCAGACCTGCATCTTCTCTCTGCCAGTCCAGTCTGGTGTGCCTAAATCTCTCGGATCCCTCAGGAAAGCTCTAGACCAAAGAGGCTGCGTTGACCCCATGGAGGAAGCTTTGAGCATGCTGCTGTCACgcaccagctcctgcagagctgtgcagctGCTGGGTTTGGGGTGATGAAACTAGCCACACTCCTGTTGACATTTCCTTTCCAGGTGTTGCAAGAGGTCTGTCTTAGACGCCTCCCCGGGGAACATCGGCCCACCAACTTCAAGCTCAGGATTAAACAGacggaggaggggaaggaaccATGTTCCAGGCCACAGGACCCGCCAGCCCACCCCCAACTCATGTACGTAACATCCCCTGTGGTTTGTATGGGAATTTCAAACTGGCTTTTGGTTCTCAGGGATGGAGAGTGTGTACAGAAGCTGTATTCTGGACTGACATTTTAGGGTGATCAAAGGCACGGTCACTGCTACTCAGACAACAAAACCGGGGACAGGAATGTTCCAGCAGAAGGTGCTGTTTGCTGAGCACACTGCAGTGCCAGCATCCAGGCTCTGGTCGGTACAGAGCTGCTCACCCTGCTCTTGTCTCGAGTTGCtgtctgtttgtttgtgtttccaTGGCTTTCTGTGATCACAATTGAGACCATGCGAGCTGCTTAGGATTGGAGTGATTGGAGATGGAAAAACACAAAGGCTCAAGAACATCTCCTGCTGGGACAGGATATGGCCCTTCCCCGAGGGAGGATATATCAGATATGAAATAGATAGTGTGCCTGATCGGAGCCAGAAGGCTGCCGAGAAGTGACGAGCAACGGTGGATTGCCTGTAGCCTTGGGAACGGATGTATTCCAGCTCCAAAGAGGCAGCGTTTTCCTTAGCTCTGGTCAGCTGAGCCTGGAAACAGTATATTAAAACCTAACCCCCAGGAGAGCACCTGCGGTTGTTTTACCAGTGCCGAGGGATGCAACTGGTTTTACACAGCCTGAGTCTCCTCACTGCCCATGTCCCGCTGTTGACTTTGGCTTACTCACCCAGCCTTGTGGGAGTGAGAGGAAAATCACGTCCCTGACCTCAGTCAATGAGAGCAGCTGGGAAACGTCTGAGGAGGCAGCTCAGCAAAGTGAGAGTTTCCTGTGCGTCTCTTAGACAAACTGTTTCCAAAAATACAAAGGAGAAACGATGCGGGAGCGCAAAGCGGGAGGAATGGGGATGGAAGATGAGCATAGGGGAAGAGATAAGGGGCAGTGCTGGCCAAGCAGAGCCAAACCAGCAGCGAGAGGAAGGACAAGGAGGCAGCAGGGTGATGCTCTGGGGTCACAGTGCCCCAGCTTTGGGAACGAACAGCGCAGAGGGCAAGCCAGTCTGTCGTAAAGCAGTCCTGGCTGGTCCACACTTGCTAAAATTATGTTTACCCCTTTGATCCTGACCGTTTGAAAGAAGAAGGGGGCATTTTCATCAGTGTGGAGGCAGGCTAAAATACTTTGCAGGTGGCTGACTGGGACCCGGTTGGTGCCTGTGCAAACAGCCAGCTTGGGGACGGAGCGGGACCGTGGGGCAAGCGAGGGGGAGGAAATTTGGGAGGAGATGACTTGTTGCAGCTGCAGATGTGAAAGCGTACAGAGACCCTGCTCCGAGATCCTGGGGGCAGAGGTACAGGTACCTCAGCGTTTGGATCTCTCAGCCCTGTTGCTCCTCCCGCAGCCGCAGGGTCCGAGTAAAATCTGCCCCTGCCAAGCTGCAGAACGCCGTGGAGCGTGTCTTCAGCTCTGACCGTGCCCCATtgcccctcctgccctccagacacacacacagagcctgTGGGGGACTCGAGGAGGATTTTCGATCTTGCCTACGGCGCAGGCGTTTCCTGCGTGACGGGCTGGTGACGGGGCTAGCAGAGGagctcagaaacaaaacatcCGCTGAGGGCGAACCAGCACAACATGCTCCATGAGAGCAAGGGGCACCCCAGTCATGCTCTGGGGGAACTGGCAGCCTACTGCCCTCCAACTACAGGCCCTGTACACCTCCAGCAAGAGAAGGGTTAATTATCATTCTCCAGCCCCGTAAACGTTGGCTagaaggagcaggagcagcatcTCGCATCAAAGCGGAGCTGCTGTTGGTAGATGCATAAGAAAAGGTGACAGCAGGAGTTTTGCCAGAggtttgtgctgcagcagctctaCAAAGctctttctccccctctctccgCCTGCCACAGGCCCAAAACTGTCCCCCAGGGATGTGGAAGCAGGGctcctctgctttgctgctgttattCCCGAGAGGTTAGTGCCAGCCCTCCGCGGGCTGAGACACGCACGGCAGTTGCACTGGGTAGCCAAGGACAGTAATCGATGCCTGCAAACGGTGAGAGCTACTCATCAGTGGCTGCTGGGAGCAAGGGAGAGTTGTCACCCCGGGGTTGTGCTCTGCAATGCCTACGCTGTGACAGCTCCTGGATCTGTGCTTGGGTGCTGCCACCACAGAAGAGGTCAGCTATACCTTGGCCACCGAAGAAATAAAGCCATGACATTCTCCTATGTCCAAGACAGTGGCCTCAGTGAGCAGTGCTGGATGAGAGCTGGCTGCTCTTCCCCCAGGGCTCCAGGCAAGTCCCACAGACTCCTGGTGCCTAGTTCCTTCTCTGCAATATGTCaacagtttttcctctttttctattttcctctcttccttctctctttgggAAAAGCACCACAGTGCAGGAAAGAACACACAGGAGGACTAGATGGAGGTCATGGCCTCTGGGCAAGTGAGCTCAGAGACAGTCACCATGTGCCTGTGACAGCCAGGCAGAGGCTGCTGGCGTGCCCCAAGgtcctgcagctcagctgcccgTACCAATCCTCCGCTGCTCCTCCTTAAGCGCAATTCAGCGCCAGGTTTGTCAGTCCAGGCTCTCATTTTGATTTcgcttctctttctcttcttagGAGGCAAAGAACAACTCAGGAGGCAGCACAGTGCAGCGCTCCAAGGTACCTGCCATTTTACCACATCCTACTGATTCACGGCAAGGGGGGAAGGACTGAAAGCCTGAGGCCCAAGCACCAATCCAGCCCAGCATCAGTTGGAGCAGTACAGGGAGGGCGAGGGGAGATGGGGCTGCTTAATTCCAACTGATGCTCCAGCAAATGGCAGCATGGATGTTAGGGAAGAGGGCTGTGGTGGGAGCCAGGCACAGGATATCCCAAAcctcttcctcatcctctcTCCCTTTGGTCTCCCCTTGCCCAGTCCTTCAGCCTGAAGGCACAAGTGAAGGAGATGTGCACTGCCTGCCAGAAAACCGTCTATCCCATGGAACGGCTGGTGGCGGATAAATTCGTCTTCCACAAcacctgcttctgctgcaaGCACTGCCACACCAAGCTCAGGTGAGCCGGGTCGGGAGGCTGCTGTGGAGCTTGCTGACAGCGAGGTGGACGGGTGTCACTGCGGCTCTGCCCACCCTGGGTGCGGGATGCCCTTCCGTGCACCCACCCATCACAgcccttcttcttgctgggtAGCTAAAGACCCCCAGCCCATTtgtcacagcaaaaaaaaaaaaaagggcttatCTGCCCACCTGGTCCCAAGTCTCAGCTAAATCCCATGTGGTATGGAAGAAGaggtttttccccttcttgagAGCAGCCCCAAGGTAACATGGAGCTGAGCCAGAGCTTCCCCCTAGATGACCCAGAGCCAAGGCTGAGCTGCCctgcaggaccccccccccccccccctttacaGACCCCTCAGCAGCCCCTAACATCCTTAGCTGGCCGAAGGGAACAGTTGGACCTTCCTAAggttccctcctccttcctcccctatcccagtgcccccaaaCTTCACACgctccccccccaacctgcGGCTGAGTCCCCGTGCCCAGCTAACcctgctctccttccccagcctgggCAGCTACGCGGCACTCCACGGGGAATTCTACTGCAAGCCCCACttccagcagctcttcaagaGTAAAGGCAACTACGACGAGGGCTTTGGGCGCAAGCAGCACAAGGAGCTGTGGGTGCACAAGGAGGTGGAGAGTGGGACCAAGTCGGCGTGAGTGGGACCAGCCCACCCTTCCCTGGAGCCCAGCAGAGATGGCACGGAGCAGTGCTGAGCCGGGGGCTAACTGAGCTGATGTAAAGCAAAGGGGACCCAAGGGCCTGTgggcagaaagggaagggaggcaGCCCAGTCCTCTTTGGACGATGTTTAGAGGGGTCCTACAGGCCATAAGGACAGGGCAGAGGTGACTGGGGTATAGCCCCCAGACCTGAAGCCCTCTCTCTGCCGGCCCCTCTTACTGATGAGGTCAGACCAGGACTTGCCCCCACGGGAACCCCAGCCCCAGTCATACATTTCAGGCCTGCCACCATGGAAAAGGAGATGATCTGGATCTTATAACCCAGCCTATAAGTCACAGCAGAGCTCCCAGCTCCCGCCACACCAATCCTGCCTTGCTGGGACTCTGAATAAAGAGGGTCCTTGGTTTACATCAGCTCAGTTCagctgggattgttcagccttAAGGATGTTGCCCTATGACTGTTTAACagtgtttgtcttttttatatTTGCCTTTGATTGGTACGTTCTGCGCTGGAGCCTGGCACGGCAGCTTCATGCGTGACACTGCGCCATGCgctcttttatttttgtaatacaaGGTTTCCGAGCCTTCGCTGTCTTGTCCTGTGTTCCCAGGggcctggggaggtgggggtaGCGGTCAGGTCTGCCTTTTACTGCCCAGTTACTGTGGAAAGAGCTTCTGCCCATGCAGGATCAAGAAAGTATTCCTGGATACATGTGTGTAATGTTACGACTGAGGCAGACCGGTCCTTTGGGGACTGAACCCAGGATTTCAAATCGCACGCCAGCATTACTCCTGTGAGCTACACACCCCAGCTGTAACTGCACGCCAGCTTCCACATGGAGTCCAGACCACTCTCAAAGGGAATTCACTGTCCTATGAATTAGATCCACCCCTTTGCCCTGCATACATTTTGTGGCTTACTCGCTTCCCCCTCTGTATCAATAAATATTATGCCCTGCCTCCGCAAGCAGATGCCGGCTCAGTTCACTGCAGCCGGCGCAATGGGCAGGACCAGCATCAGAGCTGGGCTCACTGGTACAATACAAGGTCTGGTTTGGATCAACCCCCATCTGCTGAGCTGTGATGTCTGGACAGCATAGTCCATACAAATGAATGAGCCCAACAAGACCTGGCAGGCTGGAGAGCCTAATGTAGTGAAACCAGGTgagtctttttaattattatttaccTCCTTCCTCCACACACGATTTGTAAGACTAGCTTGAAAGGGTAAGCATTCAGGAACCCCATGTCTTTCAAATGCTACGGGAAATAGGCTTTTCAGAGCCCACATGGCACAGAAACTAGCAGAGCCCACACATCAGAGCAACAGCCTTTGATATGAACAACAAGAGCCCCTATTCCGTCACTGACTGATAACATCAGCTCCCGCTGAGCATGTTCTGTCTGGGAGAATCCAGACACAGCCATGCAAACAGGAGCTAAGGAttgaagagggggaaaaagatgGTTATGGGTAGTCCATAGGAGTCCCAGGAAGAACAGATGGTACATACAGAGATGTGTTTTTCACCCAGGTCGCTGTGGTCCTCCTCCCTCAAAACAAGTCCTTCGGGGCTCTGGGTATGCACCAACAGCCAGGCAGCATCTCCACAGCTCTCCTTCCCTGGCAAAGCTGGCTGCAGTCACACCTGATCTCAGGGAAAAGACATGTCGGATGACCCCAGGAGCCTGATGTCCCTCCTGTCAGACAAGTTATTTCTCCTGTTTAGTTAAGGGCTTTTTAAAGGGCAGGTCTGTGGGGACTGCCTGGAGATTTACActgccagcacagcagggaCCCCATACAGACAGAGACCCCCATACAGACAGAGACCCCGGCAAGGCTCCAAGTGGGTTTCAGCCTCACCAAGTGCTTCAACCGTCCCCATCACGCAGGTGCTGCCGACTCCTCACACCAACACGAAGGCAGCAGATCGACACCACAACAAAAGCCGCTTCctgagcagccctgcagcattCATTGTcatgaaacaaaacccaagcagtCGCTGCTTTGCGGCGAGGGTCTTGTGATGCTCTTCGGGTTGCGGCCCCTTCCTTCCTAAGGTCGCcttagaaaatgaaagcagactCCTCGGTTTCGCTTCCTGTTTCTTGCTGGCTTCACTTCCCGATTCCCTCACCTCGGCAggctgctgctcttttctgcACAGCAGGGCAATCAGATACAAAGCCTTTTTAACTATACCAGACGATTTTGGGGgttggggagggagaaaaaccCCCCAGCTTTTAAATGTTGGGCTTTCAGTTAAAAAGAGAACATTAAGCAAGAAGAACAATGATGTTccatttctctccttccctccccaaaattGAAATTTGGGATTTTGTCTAAAGACAATAGCACTCACCGTTCTCTACTTACCCCCTTCTCACATGGGCACAGGAAACTCATTGATGTAGCAGAAACGGAGGGAGAATGTGCGAGCACAAGAGGTGCGAGATCTCCAGCTTGTTACACGATCGTTTTCTGATTTTGAGAGCAGAAACCAACAACCAGGCTATATATTACCGAACAGGCTGCAGCAACCTGACCCAGGCAACCACAgttcggggcggggggggaagcgaATCTGATCAGTATCAGATTCACGCAGGGGGAGAGAGACGTTCGATACAGCTACGTTTCACAGAATGGCTGCTGCACACAAAGAAGAAGAATGGCAAACTCCTGCTTCCCTGATTAACATGCCAGGCTCTGCACACAGGGAAACCCTAGTGGTAACACACATAGGAAGAGGTCTTAAAGGCTTTGAGCTTATCTTATCTGCCTGATACATTTCAAAAGTGCACAGCCCTGCACAAATGATGGTGCACACTTTCCCAGGGCGTACCAGAAGAAGCAGCACTATAGAAACCCCAGCTTAAAATATCTTCAACTATGAGGTTTCtctaaaacagattaaaacaaaaaaaagccccaaacattGTCTCTTTGTCCCTAATGTTTAGCTAAAATCCAGCTGATTTTATGATGAGACCTAGTTTCATGCCACTGGCACTGGAACCCTCCTTTCTGAATCACCCATACCCTTAATATACCTTTTGGGCAACACACGCAAAAGTCCTGTTTCTGAGCAGACACAGTGACTTCTTACTGCAACACTCTCACTTCAAATCTCCATCTTTAAGCACAAGGGCTGTCTTCTCTCATtccagctgccagcagcctcCCTTGACCAGCAGTCTAAACCGGCAATCTGTACGTATGGAGTTACCAGGGTTCAGGATGTTCAGACCCCACAGTTAGGGGTAAGATAACCGTGAAGAGAAGACAGGACCACAGGCTCTCAGCATATATAGCTGCCAATCATtattacagctttttatttgaaattttgaaGTGGCCAGAAGCCAGCCATCAACTTTGAGCGGTGGGGGGAAGCATCCTGCACTCCCCCTGGTGAGGCTGAGCAGCACTGCACAGCAGCACCGCAGAGCGGCACCCCACGCCAGCCTGGGACCAAGATGGTTCAGAGCGATCTGGAGACAGCAGCTGTCCAGACAGCTGGGTTCAGAGAGAAACCTGCAGCATCTGGCAAGCGAAGCAAGAGCTAGGGAGATAGATAGTGCCTGCAACCTACGCAAGGATGCTGCAGAGTCGCACTCGGTTGAGATCAACTACTTAAAAGTTCCTTTCAAGTCATGACCTGGTCCCTCTTGGGgcttctttctgctgctccagcacagcagctccaTGGGAAAATATCCCCAGCAGAGGagccagagaagcagcaaaagttGCAGCCAAAGCAGAGGATGCTACAGGTCTCTTGGGCTCCAAGGCGATGCAGCGAGAGCTCAACAACAGCCGCTTTAATAGTGGCCCAGGGTGTGTTGATGACTGCTGCAACACTTTAACTGGCCCTTAATTTGAAGCACGGAAAATGGCACACCGCCACCTGCGCTTCCTCTGCTCCAAAGCGCAGATCTGGTCTTGCCACTGAAGAAACAATGCAACTGAGGAGCAacaaataaccttttttttttttgtattacacACACCACaactttcttttgcatttccatGCAAGCACGAGGCTTCTGTTACCAACCTGCCTTTTAGCTCCAGAAAGGACATTTACGGAGCCTAAAAATTCAAGCCAACAGATTCACGTAATAAAAACTGTTTTGGGAAAAAATCAGCAAGAATCCATATACATCCATACCATCCAGATGTCCAGTTTTGGACAAGACACAGAGCACTAGGCA from Haliaeetus albicilla chromosome 7, bHalAlb1.1, whole genome shotgun sequence encodes:
- the LIMD2 gene encoding LIM domain-containing protein 2, encoding MFQATGPASPPPTHEAKNNSGGSTVQRSKSFSLKAQVKEMCTACQKTVYPMERLVADKFVFHNTCFCCKHCHTKLSLGSYAALHGEFYCKPHFQQLFKSKGNYDEGFGRKQHKELWVHKEVESGTKSA